From the Burkholderia ubonensis genome, one window contains:
- a CDS encoding zinc/iron-chelating domain-containing protein has translation MPVRPAPAEVPPPHACREACGACCIAPSISSPIPGMPGGKPAGVRCAQLGDDLRCAIFGRPERPACCSGLQPSAEMCGASRADALAWLARLETATQPSQPR, from the coding sequence ATGCCCGTCCGCCCGGCGCCCGCCGAAGTTCCGCCGCCCCACGCGTGCCGCGAGGCTTGCGGCGCGTGCTGCATCGCGCCGTCGATTTCCAGCCCGATTCCGGGGATGCCCGGCGGCAAGCCGGCCGGCGTGCGCTGCGCGCAGCTCGGCGACGACCTGCGCTGTGCGATCTTCGGCCGGCCCGAGCGGCCCGCGTGCTGCTCGGGGCTGCAGCCGTCGGCCGAGATGTGCGGCGCGTCGCGTGCCGACGCACTCGCGTGGCTCGCCCGGCTCGAAACCGCGACGCAGCCGTCACAGCCGCGCTGA
- the hemN gene encoding oxygen-independent coproporphyrinogen III oxidase: MSSADTLFRPDLLAKYGANGPRYTSYPTALQFRDDFDTADYVRAAGDPGASSSELSLYFHIPFCNTACFYCGCNKIATGNRRRARPYLDQLKREMALQAALFDPARPVTQLHWGGGTPTFLSDDETAELMAATREHFTLAQDADAEFSIEIDPRTVTPATLVHLRTIGFNRLSLGVQDFDPAVQQAINRIQPLAMTADLLSAARTTGYQSVSVDLIYGLPHQTVASFGRTLETIIELAPDRLSVFGYAHMPHLFKMQRQIDDAALPPPATRVALLGLAIEMLTAAGYVYIGMDHFARPGDELVAAQQNGTLQRNFQGYSTRADTDLIGIGVSSIGKVGDVYAQNAKDLPAYGPALDAGRLPVARGVRLTADDRLRRDVITQLMCNLELPFSHVEAAHGIRFADHFARELDALREFERDALLSIAGDRLTIHPAGRMVVRNIAMAFDAYLAHTPRQRYSRTV, translated from the coding sequence ATGAGCTCAGCCGACACCTTGTTCCGTCCCGATCTGCTCGCGAAGTACGGCGCGAACGGGCCGCGCTACACGTCGTACCCGACGGCGCTGCAGTTCCGCGACGACTTCGACACGGCCGACTACGTGCGCGCGGCCGGCGACCCGGGTGCGTCGTCGAGCGAGCTGTCGCTCTACTTTCACATCCCGTTCTGCAACACGGCCTGCTTCTACTGCGGCTGCAACAAGATCGCGACCGGCAACCGCCGCCGCGCGCGCCCGTATCTCGACCAGCTCAAGCGCGAGATGGCGCTGCAGGCCGCGCTGTTCGACCCGGCGCGCCCGGTCACGCAGCTGCACTGGGGCGGCGGCACGCCGACCTTCCTGTCCGACGACGAAACGGCCGAGCTGATGGCGGCGACCCGCGAGCATTTCACGCTGGCGCAGGACGCCGACGCCGAGTTCTCGATCGAGATCGATCCGCGCACGGTCACGCCGGCGACGCTCGTCCACCTGCGCACGATCGGCTTCAACCGGCTGAGCCTCGGCGTGCAGGATTTCGATCCGGCGGTGCAGCAGGCGATCAACCGCATCCAGCCGCTCGCGATGACGGCCGACCTGCTGAGCGCCGCGCGCACGACCGGCTACCAGTCGGTCAGCGTGGACCTGATCTACGGGCTGCCGCACCAGACCGTGGCGAGCTTCGGCCGCACGCTCGAGACGATCATCGAGCTCGCGCCGGACCGGCTGTCGGTGTTCGGCTACGCGCACATGCCGCACCTGTTCAAGATGCAGCGGCAGATCGACGACGCCGCGCTGCCGCCGCCCGCGACACGCGTCGCGCTGCTCGGGCTCGCGATCGAGATGCTGACGGCGGCGGGCTACGTGTACATCGGCATGGACCACTTCGCGCGGCCGGGCGACGAACTGGTGGCGGCCCAGCAAAACGGCACGCTGCAGCGCAATTTCCAGGGCTACAGCACGCGCGCGGACACCGACCTGATCGGCATCGGCGTGTCGTCGATCGGCAAGGTCGGCGACGTCTACGCGCAGAACGCGAAGGACCTGCCCGCGTACGGCCCGGCGCTCGACGCGGGCCGGCTGCCGGTCGCGCGCGGCGTGCGGCTCACTGCCGACGACCGGCTGCGCCGCGACGTGATCACGCAGCTGATGTGCAACCTCGAACTGCCGTTCTCGCACGTCGAGGCCGCGCACGGCATCCGCTTCGCCGACCATTTCGCGCGCGAGCTGGACGCGCTGCGCGAATTCGAGCGCGACGCTCTGCTGAGCATCGCCGGCGACCGCCTGACGATCCATCCGGCCGGCCGGATGGTCGTGCGCAACATCGCGATGGCGTTCGACGCGTATCTCGCCCACACGCCGCGGCAGCGCTACTCGCGCACGGTCTGA
- a CDS encoding protein-L-isoaspartate O-methyltransferase family protein, giving the protein MNIEQARFNMIEQQIRPWDVLDLEVLGLLSIVKRENFVPAAYRDLAFADLELPLPGGHKMLFPRVEARVLQELAVKKHENVLLIGAGSGYLAALFAARAQHVTAIDIDPVVAKLAEDNLRNNGVTNVEVALGDGSRGWPAKAPYDVICVAGGLPVVPQEMLEQLKVGGRLSAFVGGRPVMKAQVITRIDDTQYRVADVFETYVDHLVNAIEPSRFKF; this is encoded by the coding sequence ATGAATATCGAACAAGCGCGTTTCAACATGATCGAACAGCAGATCCGTCCGTGGGACGTCCTGGATCTGGAAGTTCTGGGCCTGCTGTCGATCGTCAAGCGTGAGAATTTCGTCCCGGCCGCATACCGCGACCTGGCATTCGCCGATCTCGAGCTGCCGCTGCCGGGCGGTCACAAGATGCTGTTCCCGCGCGTCGAGGCGCGCGTGCTGCAGGAGCTCGCGGTGAAGAAGCACGAGAACGTGCTGCTGATCGGCGCGGGCTCGGGTTACCTGGCCGCGCTGTTCGCGGCGCGCGCGCAGCACGTGACGGCCATCGACATCGATCCGGTGGTCGCGAAGCTCGCGGAAGACAACCTGCGCAACAACGGCGTGACGAACGTCGAAGTCGCGCTCGGCGACGGCTCGCGCGGCTGGCCGGCGAAGGCGCCGTACGACGTGATCTGCGTCGCGGGCGGCCTGCCCGTCGTGCCGCAGGAGATGCTCGAGCAGCTCAAGGTCGGCGGCCGCCTGTCGGCGTTCGTCGGCGGCCGTCCGGTGATGAAGGCGCAGGTCATCACGCGCATCGACGACACGCAGTATCGCGTCGCCGACGTGTTCGAAACCTACGTCGACCACCTCGTCAACGCGATCGAACCGTCGCGCTTCAAGTTCTGA
- a CDS encoding rhodanese-like domain-containing protein: MQILTPAMLADWLADKTRPAPVVLDVREPWEIATAQIAGSVSIPMQQIPARSEELDDEAEIVCVCHHGMRSAQVAMFLESRGFTKLYNLQGGIDAWSRDVDPAVPRY; encoded by the coding sequence ATGCAGATCCTGACGCCCGCGATGCTCGCGGACTGGCTCGCCGACAAGACCCGCCCCGCGCCCGTCGTGCTCGACGTGCGCGAGCCGTGGGAAATCGCGACCGCGCAGATCGCGGGCAGCGTGTCGATCCCGATGCAGCAGATTCCCGCGCGCAGCGAGGAGCTGGACGACGAAGCGGAGATCGTCTGCGTGTGCCATCACGGGATGCGCAGCGCGCAGGTCGCGATGTTCCTCGAATCGCGCGGCTTCACGAAGCTCTACAACCTGCAGGGCGGGATCGACGCGTGGTCGCGCGACGTCGATCCGGCCGTGCCGCGGTACTGA
- the urtA gene encoding urea ABC transporter substrate-binding protein — MKRRSLLKFGSMAGALALAGKSPFARAADAGSGPIKVGILHSLSGTMAISETSLKDTALMTIADINKSGGVLGRKLEPVVVDPASNWPLFAEKARQLLTQDKVACVFGCWTSVSRKSVLPVFEELNGLLYYPVQYEGEEMSRNVFYTGAAPNQQAIPAVEYLMSAEGGGAKRFFLLGTDYVYPRTTNKILRAFLKSKGVKEADIQEVYTPFGHSDYQTIVANIKNFSQGGKTTVISTINGDSNVPFYKELGNQGIKATDVPVVAFSVGEEELRGIDTKPLVGHLAAWNYFMSVKNPSNTKFKEQFAAWVKANNLPGGAKRVTNDPMEATLVGIHMWKQAVEKAKSTDVDKVRIAMIGQSVTAPSGFTLTMDGNHHLHKPVMIGEIRGDGQFNVVWKTKTAIRAQPWSPFIAGNQGKPDVVSSIPAFLRRQRAALA, encoded by the coding sequence ATGAAACGTCGCAGTCTGTTGAAGTTCGGATCGATGGCCGGCGCGCTCGCGCTCGCGGGCAAGAGCCCGTTCGCCCGCGCGGCCGATGCGGGCAGCGGCCCGATCAAGGTCGGCATCCTGCATTCGCTGTCCGGCACGATGGCGATCTCCGAGACGTCGCTGAAGGACACCGCGCTGATGACGATCGCCGACATCAACAAGAGCGGCGGCGTACTGGGCCGCAAGCTCGAGCCGGTCGTCGTCGATCCCGCGTCGAACTGGCCGCTGTTCGCGGAGAAGGCGCGGCAGCTCCTCACGCAGGACAAGGTCGCGTGCGTGTTCGGCTGCTGGACCTCGGTGTCGCGCAAGTCGGTGCTGCCCGTGTTCGAGGAGCTGAACGGCCTGCTCTACTATCCGGTGCAGTACGAGGGCGAGGAAATGTCGCGCAACGTGTTCTATACGGGCGCCGCGCCGAACCAGCAGGCGATTCCCGCGGTCGAGTACCTGATGAGCGCGGAAGGCGGCGGCGCGAAGCGCTTCTTCCTGCTCGGCACCGACTACGTGTATCCGCGCACGACCAACAAGATCCTGCGTGCGTTCCTCAAATCGAAGGGCGTGAAGGAGGCCGACATTCAGGAGGTCTACACGCCGTTCGGCCACAGCGATTACCAGACCATCGTCGCGAACATCAAGAACTTCTCGCAAGGCGGCAAGACGACCGTGATCTCGACGATCAACGGCGACTCGAACGTGCCGTTCTACAAGGAGCTCGGCAACCAGGGGATCAAGGCAACCGACGTGCCGGTCGTCGCGTTCTCGGTCGGCGAGGAAGAGCTGCGCGGGATCGACACGAAGCCGCTCGTCGGGCATCTCGCCGCGTGGAACTACTTCATGTCGGTGAAGAACCCGTCGAACACGAAATTCAAGGAGCAGTTCGCCGCGTGGGTGAAGGCGAACAACCTGCCCGGCGGCGCGAAGCGCGTGACCAACGACCCGATGGAAGCGACCCTCGTCGGCATCCACATGTGGAAGCAGGCGGTCGAGAAGGCGAAGAGCACCGACGTCGACAAGGTGCGCATCGCGATGATCGGCCAGAGCGTCACCGCGCCGTCCGGCTTCACGCTGACGATGGACGGCAACCATCACCTGCACAAGCCGGTGATGATCGGCGAGATCCGCGGCGACGGGCAGTTCAACGTCGTGTGGAAGACCAAGACCGCGATTCGCGCGCAGCCGTGGAGCCCGTTCATCGCGGGCAACCAGGGCAAGCCGGACGTCGTCAGCTCGATTCCGGCGT